Proteins encoded by one window of Cheilinus undulatus linkage group 13, ASM1832078v1, whole genome shotgun sequence:
- the LOC121519588 gene encoding mucin-2-like isoform X1, with translation MAGEDGKGCRSPETVAVILVLCTLVQSFSCFSFFGLSEKGKQENEVIEATVINVRTGRIVFGGKKLNFKSESASAAATEKNGLVPVESSKSDGTGMLERTTLLEENMTNEVAWQHLNPSLQCGQKKMKFRAMGPGAADLQLNMGNASPMPLIQVPKTCGYFIKQNALGLVLVVPFNGCNVIQKDGHYMLPVTWHDTPVTFTCPEPTSASPPANPKSLQKPQTLRSPLKPSSLNRFKRHTNYPLSMYDPYSYFHHYYSMYMTTTPAPTTTTAKPDTTTATTTAPTKTTKPSAAYPYYYPYYPYYPYYPYYPLPRPPVTTTAPPTSALPTTITGPTTTVSATTTKTTVKPPPPYYPPYFPYYPYYPPPGHPLPQLPNNADIYYYPLIQHFYGNPPGIQTTKPPTTTAKPGLTSTQSAATTTKKPTTTKKPTTTKKPTTTKKPTTTKKPTTTKKPTTTKKPTTTKKPTTASPTTAQTTKPGSGTYPGPMSPFVPYYLNPFQPYVSYKSKKAGKYPDDLKLMPHTSYKSGPQPRANPHPGFNYWEPVPWYPHSTGQINPLLQ, from the exons ATGGCAGGTGAAGATGGAAAGGGATGCAGGTCACCTGAAACTGTGGCAGTCATATTAGTCCTGTGCACTTTGGTGCAAAGTTTCTCTTGTTTTAGCTTCTTTGGCTTGAGTGAAAAAGGAAAGCAGGAAAATGAAGTAATTGAGGCCACAGTGATAAATGTGAGAACTGGAAGAATTGTCTTTGGTGGAAAAAAGCTGAACTTCAAGTCTGAGTCGgcctctgctgctgctacagaaaaaaatggactgGTGCCTGTTGAATCCAGTAAATCAGATGGCACAG GGATGCTGGAGCGGACAACACTCCTGGAGGAAAACATGACTAATGAAGTAGCATGGCAGCACTTAAATCCTTCTCTGCAATGTGgtcaaaagaaaatgaagttCAGAGCCATGGGACCTGGAGCTGCTGACTTACAGCTCAACATGG GCAATGCCTCCCCCATGCCTCTGATACAAGTACCTAAAACCTGTGGCTACTTCATAAAACAAAATGCTCTGGGCCTTGTACTGGTAGTTCCGTTTAATGGCTGTAATGTTATACAAAAG gaTGGACATTACATGTTGCCAGTGACTTGGCACGACACTCCAGTCACATTCACCTGCCCTGAGCCAACTTCTGCTTCACCACCTGCTAACCCCAAATCTCTTCAAAAGCCCCAGACACTTCGCTCCCCTCTCAAACCCTCAAGCCTGAATCGTTTTAAACGGCACACAAACTATCCCCTGTCTATGTATGACccatattcatattttcatcacTACTATAGCATGTACATGACGACGACTCCGGCTCCAACTACTACCACCGCCAAGCCTGacacaaccacagcaacaaCTACTGCCCCCACAAAGACAACTAAGCCATCTGCTGCCTATCCTTACTACTACCCCTACTACCCTTATTACCCGTACTATCCGTACTATCCTCTCCCACGTCCCCCAGTGACAACCACTGCACCACCGACTTCTGCACTGCCAACCACCATCACTGGACCTACCACCACTGTATCAGCAACAACCACCAAGACTACTGTCAAACCACCACCTCCCTATTACCCACCATATTTTCCTTACTATCCCTACTACCCACCACCCGGACATCCTTTGCCCCAACTCCCTAATAATGCAGACATTTACTATTACCCTTTAATCCAACACTTCTACGGAAACCCCCCAGGCATTCAAACAACTAAGCCACCAACTACAACTGCCAAACCAGGTTTGACTTCCACACAGAGTGCTGCTACAACGACGAAGAAGCCTACAACGACGAAGAAGCCTACAACGACGAAGAAGCCTACAACGACGAAGAAGCCTACTACTACGAAGAAGCCTACTACTACAAAGAAGCCTACTACTACGAAGAAGCCTACTACTACGAAGAAGCCTACTACTGCCTCCCCTACAACTGCTCAAACCACAAAGCCTGGCTCAGGCACCTATCCGGGTCCAATGAGTCCATTCGTGCCTTACTACTTGAACCCCTTCCAGCCGTATGTTTCATATAAATCCAAAAAGGCAGGCAAATACCCAGATGATCTGAAGTTGATGCCTCATACTAGCTACAAATCTGGACCCCAGCCTCGTGCAAATCCACACCCGGGCTTCAACTACTGGGAACCTGTGCCCTGGTATCCCCACTCAACAGGCCAAATCAACCCTCTGTTACAGTAG
- the LOC121520691 gene encoding 36.4 kDa proline-rich protein-like yields the protein MTRKRRNASVYLALVVIFTCYLSQTIDCYRLRKTERGEGRTDDNAPKSTAVQEGRIVFGRVPERGSGSEPQALNGTQKSSDVSLEDETAYQADFTGWYKGQMQDASSGGASWRRMSPSLQCGGDQMKFRVVGPGASQFAVEQGHAPPLPLSQVPPSCGYTMQRNPLSLVMSVPYDGCNMLQEGGNHVLPMRWQGIPVLLLCPGAGAAPNHPPAHPQVPLSQPANKNPYVSDPQVPQYPSYPHYPPQYPSMPEPTKAPTTKTNAKKPGMPQFPVYPPYLPHYPSFPYPFPMTTAKPTTSVPTTTAKPATSIHPPKFPYPYFPPYYPPFPWPYPGPKPTTAAPTTTTKQTTTQMTTTKPTTKPQPPRFPPYFPYPPYYPYPPFFPPLYPPYQPQPTLKPQTTTKPATPPTTTTTPTTTTTKKTDPPRPPPHFHPHAHYPPYPFMPFPPYPMPYPRRPV from the exons ATGACGCGAAAAAGGAGAAATGCCTCTGTTTACTTGGCTCTAGTTGTTATTTTCACGTGTTATCTGTCGCAAACGATAGACTGTTACAGGTTGAGGAAAACGGAGAGAGGAGAAGGACGAACCGACGATAACGCACCCAAATCAACAGCCGTCCAGGAGGGGAGAATAGTTTTCGGGAGAGTTCCTGAGAGAGGCTCTGGCTCTGAGCCTCAGGCTTTAAATGGGACCCAAAAATCCTCAGACGTTTCATTAGAAGATGAAACTGCTTATCAAGCAGACTTCacag GCTGGTATAAAGGGCAAATGCAGGATGCAAGCAGTGGAGGAGCTTCATGGAGGCGCATGTCTCCTTCCCTGCAGTGTGGTGGAGACCAGATGAAGTTCAGAGTAGTGGGACCAGGTGCTTCACAGTTTGCAGTGGAACAAG GGCATGCACCTCCATTGCCTCTGTCCCAGGTCCCTCCCTCCTGTGGCTACACCATGCAGAGGAACCCCCTTTCACTTGTGATGTCGGTCCCCTATGATGGCTGCAACATGCTTCAGGag GGTGGAAACCATGTGCTTCCAATGCGCTGGCAGGGAATTCCAGTCCTACTCCTGTGTCCTGGAGCAGGTGCTGCACCTAACCATCCTCCAGCACACCCTCAGGTGCCTCTCTCACAACCTGCCAACAAGAATCCCTATGTCTCAGATCCTCAAGTTCCCCAGTATCCCTCCTATCCACACTATCCCCCTCAGTACCCATCAATGCCAGAACCTACGAAGGCACCAACCACCAAGACTAATGCAAAGAAACCTGGCATGCCTCAATTTCCAGTGTACCCACCTTACCTCCCCCATTATCCCAGCTTTCCTTATCCTTTTCCAATGACGACAGCCAAGCCAACTACCTCTGTACCCACCACGACTGCAAAGCCAGCAACGTCAATCCATCCTCCCAAGTTCCCTTACCCATACTTCCCACCATACTACCCTCCCTTTCCATGGCCGTACCCTGGACCTAAACCAACAACTGCGGCACCAACCACAACTACCAAACAAACTACTACCCAGATGACGACAACAAAACCAACAACTAAACCCCAGCCTCCCAGGTTTCCACCATATTTTCCATACCCTCCCTATTATCCATACCCTCCTTTCTTCCCCCCTCTTTACCCTCCCTATCAGCCACAGCCAACTTTGAAGCCACAAACTACAACAAAGCCAGCGACTCCTCCCACCACAACGACAACTCCTACCACAACTACCACTAAGAAGACAGACCCTCCTCGGCCTCCACCACATTTTCATCCACATGCTCACTATCCTCCATATCCATTCATGCCGTTTCCTCCCTATCCAATGCCTTACCCCCGTCGTCCAGTGTAA
- the LOC121519588 gene encoding mucin-2-like isoform X2, protein MAGEDGKGCRSPETVAVILVLCTLVQSFSCFSFFGLSEKGKQENEVIEATVINVRTGRIVFGGKKLNFKSESASAAATEKNGLVPVESSKSDGTGMLERTTLLEENMTNEVAWQHLNPSLQCGQKKMKFRAMGPGAADLQLNMGNASPMPLIQVPKTCGYFIKQNALGLVLVVPFNGCNVIQKDGHYMLPVTWHDTPVTFTCPEPTSASPPANPKSLQKPQTLRSPLKPSSLNRFKRHTNYPLSMYDPYSYFHHYYSMYMTTTPAPTTTTAKPDTTTATTTAPTKTTKPSAAYPYYYPYYPYYPYYPYYPLPRPPVTTTAPPTSALPTTITGPTTTVSATTTKTTVKPPPPYYPPYFPYYPYYPPPGHPLPQLPNNADIYYYPLIQHFYGNPPGIQTTKPPTTTAKPGLTSTQSAATTTKKPTTTKKPTTTKKPTTTKKPTTASPTTAQTTKPGSGTYPGPMSPFVPYYLNPFQPYVSYKSKKAGKYPDDLKLMPHTSYKSGPQPRANPHPGFNYWEPVPWYPHSTGQINPLLQ, encoded by the exons ATGGCAGGTGAAGATGGAAAGGGATGCAGGTCACCTGAAACTGTGGCAGTCATATTAGTCCTGTGCACTTTGGTGCAAAGTTTCTCTTGTTTTAGCTTCTTTGGCTTGAGTGAAAAAGGAAAGCAGGAAAATGAAGTAATTGAGGCCACAGTGATAAATGTGAGAACTGGAAGAATTGTCTTTGGTGGAAAAAAGCTGAACTTCAAGTCTGAGTCGgcctctgctgctgctacagaaaaaaatggactgGTGCCTGTTGAATCCAGTAAATCAGATGGCACAG GGATGCTGGAGCGGACAACACTCCTGGAGGAAAACATGACTAATGAAGTAGCATGGCAGCACTTAAATCCTTCTCTGCAATGTGgtcaaaagaaaatgaagttCAGAGCCATGGGACCTGGAGCTGCTGACTTACAGCTCAACATGG GCAATGCCTCCCCCATGCCTCTGATACAAGTACCTAAAACCTGTGGCTACTTCATAAAACAAAATGCTCTGGGCCTTGTACTGGTAGTTCCGTTTAATGGCTGTAATGTTATACAAAAG gaTGGACATTACATGTTGCCAGTGACTTGGCACGACACTCCAGTCACATTCACCTGCCCTGAGCCAACTTCTGCTTCACCACCTGCTAACCCCAAATCTCTTCAAAAGCCCCAGACACTTCGCTCCCCTCTCAAACCCTCAAGCCTGAATCGTTTTAAACGGCACACAAACTATCCCCTGTCTATGTATGACccatattcatattttcatcacTACTATAGCATGTACATGACGACGACTCCGGCTCCAACTACTACCACCGCCAAGCCTGacacaaccacagcaacaaCTACTGCCCCCACAAAGACAACTAAGCCATCTGCTGCCTATCCTTACTACTACCCCTACTACCCTTATTACCCGTACTATCCGTACTATCCTCTCCCACGTCCCCCAGTGACAACCACTGCACCACCGACTTCTGCACTGCCAACCACCATCACTGGACCTACCACCACTGTATCAGCAACAACCACCAAGACTACTGTCAAACCACCACCTCCCTATTACCCACCATATTTTCCTTACTATCCCTACTACCCACCACCCGGACATCCTTTGCCCCAACTCCCTAATAATGCAGACATTTACTATTACCCTTTAATCCAACACTTCTACGGAAACCCCCCAGGCATTCAAACAACTAAGCCACCAACTACAACTGCCAAACCAGGTTTGACTTCCACACAGAGTGCTGCTACAACGACGAAGAAGCCTACAACGACGAAGAAGCCTACAACGACGAAGAAGCCTACAACGACGAAGAAGCCTAC TACTGCCTCCCCTACAACTGCTCAAACCACAAAGCCTGGCTCAGGCACCTATCCGGGTCCAATGAGTCCATTCGTGCCTTACTACTTGAACCCCTTCCAGCCGTATGTTTCATATAAATCCAAAAAGGCAGGCAAATACCCAGATGATCTGAAGTTGATGCCTCATACTAGCTACAAATCTGGACCCCAGCCTCGTGCAAATCCACACCCGGGCTTCAACTACTGGGAACCTGTGCCCTGGTATCCCCACTCAACAGGCCAAATCAACCCTCTGTTACAGTAG
- the LOC121519626 gene encoding proline-rich extensin-like protein EPR1: MTRKRRNASVYLALVVIFTCYLSQTIDCYRLRKTERGEGRTDDNAPKSTAVQEGRIVFGRVFERGSGSEPQALNGTQKSSDVSSEDETAYQADFTGWYKGQMQDASSGGASWRRMSPSLQCGGDQMKFRVVGPGASQFAVEQGHAPPLPLSQVPPSCGYTMQKNPLSLVMSVPYDGCNMLQEGGNHVLPMRWQGIPVLLLCPGAGAAPNHPPSHPQVPLSQPANKNPYVSDPQVPQYPSHPHYPPQYPSMPEPTKAPTTKTNVKKPGMPQFPVYPPYLPHYPSFPYPFPMTTAKPTTSVPTTTAKPATSIHPPKFPYPYFPPYYPPFPWPYPGPKPTTAAPTTTTKQTTTQMTTTKPTTKPQPPRFPPYFPYPPYYPYPPFFPPLYPPYQPQPTLKPQTTTKPTTPPTTTTTITTTTTKKTDPPRPPPHFHPHVHYPPYPFMPFPPYPMPYPRRPV, from the exons ATGACGCGAAAAAGGAGAAATGCCTCTGTTTACTTGGCTCTAGTTGTTATTTTCACGTGTTATCTGTCGCAAACGATAGACTGTTACAGGTTGAGGAAAACGGAGAGAGGAGAAGGACGAACCGACGATAACGCACCCAAATCAACAGCCGTCCAGGAGGGGAGAATAGTTTTCGGGAGAGTTTTTGAGAGAGGCTCTGGCTCTGAGCCTCAGGCTTTAAATGGGACCCAAAAATCCTCAGACGTTTCATCAGAAGATGAAACTGCTTATCAAGCAGACTTCacag GCTGGTATAAAGGACAAATGCAGGATGCAAGCAGTGGAGGAGCTTCATGGAGGCGCATGTCTCCTTCCCTGCAGTGTGGTGGAGACCAGATGAAGTTCAGAGTAGTGGGACCAGGTGCTTCACAGTTTGCAGTGGAACAAG GGCATGCACCTCCACTGCCTCTGTCCCAGGTCCCTCCCTCCTGTGGCTACACCATGCAGAAGAACCCCCTTTCACTTGTGATGTCGGTCCCCTATGATGGCTGCAACATGCTTCAGGAG GGTGGAAACCATGTGCTTCCAATGCGCTGGCAGGGAATTCCAGTCCTACTCCTGTGTCCTGGAGCAGGTGCTGCACCTAACCATCCTCCATCACACCCTCAGGTGCCTCTCTCACAACCTGCCAACAAGAATCCCTATGTCTCAGATCCTCAAGTTCCCCAGTATCCCTCCCATCCACACTATCCCCCTCAGTACCCATCAATGCCAGAACCTACGAAGGCCCCAACCACCAAGACTAATGTAAAGAAACCTGGCATGCCTCAATTTCCAGTGTACCCACCTTACCTCCCCCATTATCCCAGCTTTCCTTATCCTTTTCCAATGACGACAGCCAAGCCGACTACCTCTGTACCCACCACGACTGCAAAGCCAGCAACGTCAATCCATCCTCCCAAGTTCCCTTACCCATACTTCCCACCATACTACCCTCCCTTTCCATGGCCGTACCCTGGACCTAAACCAACAACTGCGGCACCAACCACAACTACCAAACAAACTACTACCCAGATGACGACAACAAAACCAACAACTAAACCCCAGCCTCCCAGGTTTCCACCATATTTTCCATACCCTCCCTATTATCCATACCCTCCTTTCTTCCCCCCTCTTTACCCTCCCTATCAGCCACAGCCAACTTTGAAGCCACAAACTACAACAAAGCCAACGACTCCTCCCACCACAACGACGACTATCACAACAACCACCACTAAGAAGACAGACCCCCCTCGGCCTCCACCACATTTTCATCCACATGTTCACTATCCTCCATATCCATTCATGCCATTTCCTCCCTATCCAATGCCTTACCCCCGTCGTCCAGTGTAA
- the LOC121519668 gene encoding extensin-like: MMRKRRKASVFLALVVIFTCYLSQTIDCYKLRKTESREGRTDNKAPTTTAVQEGRIVFGRVSERGSGSEPQILNGTQKSSDVSSEDETAYQADFTGWYKGQMQDASSGGASWRRMSPSLQCGGDQMKFRVVGPGASQFAVEQGHAPPLPLSQVPPSCGYTMQRNPLSLVMSVPYDGCNMLQEGGNHVLPMRWQGIPVSLLCPGAGAALNHPPSYPQVPLSQPANKNPYVSDPQVPQYPSHPHYPPQYPSVPEPTKAPTTKTNAKKPGMPQFPVYPPYLPHYPSFPYPFPMTTAKPTTSAPTTTAKPATPTHPPKFPYPYFPPYYPPFPWPYPGPKPTTAAPTTTTKQTTTQMTTTKPTTKPQPPRFPPYFPYPPYYPYPPFFPPLYPPYQPQPTLKPQTTAKPTTPPTTTTTTPTTTTTTKKTDPPQPPPHFHPHVHYPPYPFMPFPPPYPMPYPRRPV; this comes from the exons ATGATGCGAAAAAGGAGAAAGGCCTCTGTTTTCTTGGCTCTAGTTGTTATTTTCACGTGTTATTTGTCGCAAACGATAGACTGTTACAAGTTGAGGAAAACTGAGAGTAGAGAAGGACGGACCGACAATAAAGCACCTACAACAACAGCCGTCCAGGAGGGGAGAATAGTTTTCGGGAGAGTTTCTGAGAGAGGCTCTGGCTCTGAGCCTCAGATCTTAAATGGAACCCAAAAATCCTCAGACGTTTCATCAGAAGATGAAACTGCTTATCAAGCAGACTtcacag GCTGGTATAAAGGACAAATGCAGGATGCAAGCAGTGGAGGAGCTTCATGGAGGCGCATGTCTCCTTCCCTGCAGTGTGGTGGAGACCAGATGAAGTTCAGAGTAGTGGGACCAGGTGCTTCACAGTTTGCAGTGGAACAAG GGCATGCACCTCCACTGCCTCTGTCCCAGGTCCCTCCCTCCTGTGGCTACACCATGCAGAGGAACCCCCTTTCACTTGTGATGTCAGTCCCCTATGATGGCTGCAACATGCTTCAGGAG GGTGGAAACCATGTGCTTCCAATGCGCTGGCAAGGAATTCCTGTCTCACTCCTGTGTCCTGGAGCAGGTGCTGCACTTAACCATCCTCCATCATACCCTCAGGTGCCTCTCTCACAACCTGCCAACAAGAATCCCTATGTCTCAGATCCTCAAGTTCCCCAGTATCCCTCCCATCCACACTATCCCCCTCAGTACCCATCAGTGCCAGAACCTACGAAGGCCCCAACCACCAAGACTAATGCAAAGAAACCTGGCATGCCTCAATTTCCAGTGTACCCACCTTACCTCCCCCATTATCCCAGCTTTCCTTATCCTTTTCCAATGACGACAGCCAAGCCAACTACCTCTGCCCCCACCACGACTGCAAAGCCAGCAACGCCAACTCATCCTCCCAAGTTCCCTTACCCATACTTCCCACCATACTACCCTCCCTTTCCATGGCCGTACCCTGGACCTAAACCAACAACTGCGGCACCAACCACAACTACCAAACAAACTACTACCCAGATGACGACAACAAAACCAACAACTAAACCCCAGCCTCCCAGGTTTCCACCATATTTTCCATACCCTCCCTATTATCCATACCCTCCTTTCTTCCCCCCTCTTTACCCTCCCTATCAGCCACAGCCAACTTTGAAGCCACAAACTACAGCAAAGCCAACGACTCCTCCTACCACAACTACGACGACTCCTACCACAACGACCACCACTAAGAAGACAGACCCTCCTCAGCCTCCACCGCATTTTCATCCACATGTTCACTATCCTCCATATCCATTCATGCCATTTCCTCCTCCTTATCCAATGCCTTACCCCCGTCGTCCAGTGTAA